Sequence from the Candidatus Saccharibacteria bacterium oral taxon 488 genome:
CACGATAAGCTTCGCCTATGGTTGAAAAATCCTCCGAAAGGCCGTATGGTCGAATTTTCTTGGAGTCAAATACCGTTTGCCATAATTCAGTCCGTTTCTGGAAAAGATCATCATAATAGCCATGAATGGCGTTCATTTGATCTGGCGTCAGCATCTTGATGTTTAATCCTGGACCCAATGTATTCACGATAGCAGCGGCACTGAGACGATTTGTCGTATCAGTATGATCAATTGGTCTTTCATGTATCTCAAGACGGCTGTCTTTGTCGTTTGGTTGTGCTAACTCGTGCATGTGCTATTCTCCCAAAGAGTGAAAACTCCACTTTAATACAAATTATCTAGCCTCTCAATTATACTATATGTGTGCCGTATGTCAATATATACACAGTGCCGGTTTATGCTGAAGCTTTACTGACTAACCGCAAATTATTTTGGCAGTTTACTTACCCATAGGCGCGTATCATGAGGCCATCGGAAGTGTGCTAATATATGCTTGTGATCTCAAAATACCTCATCGTAAAAATAAGCTTCGTCGTCTTTTCTGTATCCACGGTGCTACTGTATATTTTGGCGCGCAATGGAACGATGACTGCGGTTTTTGGGCCGATACTAGCTTATGTTGTATACCTGCTCAATTTTGCGCTGCTTATCGCGTCCACACTTTTCTACATCTGGCAGTGCGCTCACAAAGACACGCCGCAGAGGGATCGCTTGGAGGCACTCGAGACATATGCGCGACTAGATAATGATGGCCTGTTGATTAGTGGCGCGGTAACTATTATCGAGATTGAGGCGGACAGCTTTTGGCGGCTCAAGGAATATGGCAAGACGATCACTATACCTATCAACACCATGAATCCGCTGCGCCTGCCACCGGTGGGCACGCGGGCAACATTCGCGCCGATTGGCAATAAAGACAATCGAGTCATCGGCGTGATTACCGAGATAACGAACGGGAGGATAACGGTCACGCCGGCACCGACAACCAAGCCTAGTAGACCGCAACTCACCGCCAAAACCACGACGTCCAACTGAGCGGTATCAGCATGAGCAAGGACGCTATCGCTAGCGTGATGTACGCCCCCAGTGCCGGCCGCGTCAACTGTGGCGTGTCATAATGATACACCCGCCGCAGCTCATAATAATCCCACAAACGCCATGCACAAATCATTAATAAAACGGCAGAAATGAGCGACAGCATCCCACTAAGCTCAAAATGATACGTTTGATTACTAAAGTTAACAACAAACATGAACTCCGCCACCGCCAAACACGACCACCATCGCTTATCTCGTTTTAATCCCATTACCGCTACACAAAATCCCAACGGAATGATCAATCGCACCACCGGCGTGTAGTCAAAAAATAGCTGCGTGTAATATTCAATCGGATATTTATTATTGCCTGCAGCCGCCACCAACGCACCTACGCCATAAAACAATGTTAATAACACGATGGCAAACACAAACAGCCGCAACATATCATTATACAACACATCTCGCAGTGTGATGACGTCAGTTTTAGAAGTAGCGGGAAGCTTCAGAAACGGGATCATTTTTAGCTACCGTTAGTCCGTGGACAGGTCCTTATGATTTTTCATAAGAATATCGTAGTTTGTGAGGTCGGTACGTGTCAAGGCAACGGGGCGTTTAGCCGAGAGACTACTTCTCTTTTACCTCGCACCAGCCGTTGTTACCGTTAGGATAGCAGGTGATATCAAGATCCTTGCCGGTAAATTTTGTAAAGCCAGAATAGCTTACTGTACCCCAATCCTTCTTCGTTCCACCACAACCAACGGAAACTTTTATTTTTTCGCCGATCACGCCCACCATGTCTTTAGCATCAACGACTGACCGGTCGCTAGTCGGGGTAGTTTTCACCCAACCAGATTCTAGTGTTTCCTCATTCGCTCGTTCCACCCAAGCACCGACGAACTCATTACCGTTGGCACAGGTGATTTTCCCGCCGATAGTGACGATGTCTCCTTCTTTCGGCGTAGTCTTTGTCGGACGCGAGGTTGGTTCTGACGGGGACGGCGTCACGGTTTCAGTGACGCGTACGGTTTGCGTCGCCCGTGGCGTCTCGGTCGTTTGCGGATGCCTGTTCGTCGTGGTCACGGTAACAGTCGCTGGGGCTGGCTTGGCGTCCAATCCCGACAGGCCGCAGCCAGAGGCAAACAATGCCACTACGCCCATAAGGCTAGCTAGCGGCCGGTGTAAAACGTTACCAATTTTTTCGCTGATGGTGTCTGGGGATTTACGAGTCATGATTATTCCTTTCTTGTGGTTGATTATCTAATAAGTCGCCGGATATTATAGCCTCGTAAATATGCGCTGCGAGACCGGCTGCAGCAATTTTATCAACCGTGTCTCCCCTATATTTGCTGCCCTGTTTATTAATCTTGTTAACTTCATTACTTATCATGCAACTGACTCTGTGATCTAGCTTCTTTTGAGTAGCGCGTCTCTCTTTTTGGATGTTAGACCACTTAATTTCTCGAGCTGTTTTGAGTCAATCACGCACAGCGCTTAGTCTGGCTATAGTAGGCCTAATTTTAGCTATTTCACAAGGAGACTTGGGATTTTCAAGTATTTTCTCTAGTTTTACTATACTATCATCAATCTCTGCTATCTTGGTATCAATGCGATGTACCTCTTCTAGCTTATTTTTATCGTCGATAATCTCGCCAAGCAGAGCCTCAATTGAAGACTGGGCCTCAGGGTCACGATTCTTTGTACTGCACATATCTTTTATCACTGCTATAGGATGATGCCATAAAATAACCTTACTGGCAAGTAAAACGCTCTTGTGAAATGGCACGTTACCACGAGACAATGATTAGATTTCACATCAGAGGCACAAGAATCCTCCGCCGTGTGCTATAGTAATATCATCATGGATAAGGATTCTATTGAAACGCCGCCAACACCTCAGGGTGCTACACCACCACAGAGTGAAGTGCCGCAATCTCAAGACGAAGCAACGAAACCACAAGACAGCACCACAAAGCGACGATGGCTGGCTCGGTTTGTCGATCGTTTGACGTGGTGGCAGGCGACAGCAATTATCGCCAGTATCTTCGCATTACCACCAGTGGCTGTTGCTGGTGTGATTGATAAGGGAGTGCCGCTTAATGGTTTTTTCGGTATTTATAATGGTTCATCATTTGATACTATTATTTTCATTCTGTGTTTGCTCGTCACACCACCGTTAAGCCCTCTGTGTGCACTGATGTTTGCTACATACTTTGCCACGAGGCGAAAAGACTTAGCCACCCTGAAGCGCATGATGCCAGTCGCGCTAATCGCCTGTATATTTTTAGTTGCCCTGCTGTCTACACTGCTGGGGTCTTAGCTTGTTGTGCCGATGTATTTGATAGACAACTAAAAGCGCCCGGAGATTATTTTCCCCGAGCGCTTTTTATTGCTGACAAAGCGTAATTTAATACACCTTCAGTAGCAATTCACCGCCAAGTTTCGCCTTGGCTGCTTCGGCACCAGTCATGACACCTTTTGAGGTTGAGATGAGTACTAGACCGCGGCCGCTTTTCACCTTTGGAATCTCGCTAGCGCCGACGTAAACACGACGACCTGGCTTTGAGACGCGGGTGATCTCGTTGATGGTGCTGTTGGTACCCTCTTCGTTGATAGTAACAACCAGCACGCCACGAGGCTTGGCGTCCTCTAGCTTAACATCTGCGAGGTAGCCGTTTTTGACTAATTGTTCAGCGATGACTTTTTTCATTTTGCTGGACGGAACACGAACTTCCGTCTTGCCAACCAGTTTCGCATTGCGAATGCGCGTCAGAAGGTCGGCGATTGGGTCTGTAGTTTGCATAGACATTGTCGAATCTCCTTTCCTTCTTACCAACTACTCTTTGTTATGCCTGGGATTTCACCCTTGGCTGCTTTTTCGCGGAAATTGATGCGGCTCAGACCAAACTGGCGCATATAGCCGCGTGGACGGCCGGAAATGCTGTCGCGGTTCTTGTGCCTGGTTGGGCTCGAGTTGCGAGGCAATTTCTGCAAACCGTCGAGGTCGCCAAGTTCTTTCAATTTAGCGCGTTTGGCTGCAAACTTAGCTATCATCTTCAGGCGCTTTTTGTCGCGAGCGACCATTGATTTCTTAGCCATTAATCATTACCTCCGTCTAACTCAACTGTACGCTCATCATCTGGGATGCCCCAACCTTCTTGCTCGGGTGTCCAGTCCTCTGGATCAATCGCACCCCAACCTTCCTGTTCAGGTGTCCAGTCTGCATAGTGTTCACGATTGAGGCTATTAATAGTTTCGCTCATTACCTGACACCTCCTTTCTTCTCAAACGGCATGCCGAACTTCTCGAGCAAGGCCTTTGATGCTTCCTTGCTGCCGTTCTTGATGACAAATGTTACCTGCAACCCGTGCAGAATCTGCGTTTCTTCGAAGGTCAACTCTGGGAAAATTGACTGTTCGATGATGCCCAGGTTGTAGTTACCACCCTTGTCAAATTTCAGGCCAACGCCGTGGAAGTCGCGCACGCGTGGGAGCGCCACGTTGATCAGGCGATCCATGAACTCGTACATCCTGCCGCCGCGCAGCGTGACGCTCACGCCAATTGGCGCACCCATACCTTTACGGATGCTAAAGCCAGCGATTGACTTCTTTGCCTGGCGGGCAACTGGTGCCTGACCGGTGATCTTTGCAACGGTGTTTTTGACAATTTCAAAGTGACGCTTGTCATCTTTCTTTTTGCCGGTGCCAACGCTCACGATGATCTTTTCCAAAGCCGGCACTTGGTGCACGTTCTTTAGATCTAATTCGGCTTGCAGTTCCTTCAGGTATTTCTCCTGGTACAAGGCTTTCAAGCGAGGAGCTGGCACGACAATTTTCTTCTCTGCCATTATTTAATCTCCTTATTTTTTGCTTGGCGAGCGACGCGAGTTTTGCCGCCGTCAGCGTTCTTTACTAAACCAACCCGGCTGGTTTTGCCTGACTTTTCGTCAACAACCAGCGCGACTTTGCTGATGTCCATCGGTACGTGGATATCTTTCTTGCCGCCTTTTGGATTGTACTGGCTTGGCTTGACGTGGCGGTGTCCGACGCCAACACCTTCGACCAAAACGGTTTGATCTTTAGTATTAACTTTCAGGACTTTACCAGTCGTACCCTTGTTTTTACCAGCAATGATTTTTACGGTGTCATCTTTGTGAATACGAGCCATTAGAGTACCTCCGGAGCCAAGCTGATGATCTTCATGTAGCCCATGTCGCGTAGTTCGCGTGGTACTGGGCCGAAGACGCGGGTGGCCTTTGGCTGCTTGTCATCGTTGATAATCACCACGGCGTTGTCATCAAAGCAAATGGTTGAGCCGTCTTTGCGGTGGATTTGGTCGCGGGTGCGAACCACCACAGCTTTAACGACAGATTTCTTTTTGACGTTGCCGGTTGGGCTGGCGTCTTTGACTGAACAGACGATCACGTCACCAACGCGAGCGTAGCGGCGGCGGGTACCACCGAGGACGCGGATGCACAATACTTCTTTGGCACCCGAGTTGTCAGCTACCTTGAGGCGAGATTCTTGTTGGATCATTTGTCATCCTCCTTAGCCTCTTCCTCAGCTTCGCCGGAAACTTCAGCCTTTAGTTTGATAGAACCGCGAGACTTCTCAATCACCTTGACCAGCGTAAAACTCTTGGTCTTGGAAATTGGGCGGGTCTCTTCGATTTGCACCTTGTCGCCTTCGCCTGCTTGATTGGTCTCATCATGAGCAGTGTATTTGCGAGTCACGGTGTACTGTTTGCCGTAGAGCGGATGCGTTTCGCGGCTGGTGACCGTCACGGTGATGGTCTTGTCGCGCTTGGCACTCGTTACGACGCCAATCAGTGTTCGTCGGGCCATTACTTGCTCTCCTTTTCGTTAAGTTGTGTCAGCAGGCGTGCGATATCCTTGCGGAGTGAACGCAGCGCTTTTGGATTAACTAATTCGCCAGCAGCGTGAGAACGTTTTGCCTGAAGCAGGTCATTTCGCTTTTCGGCGAGTTCCTTCTTCAAATCGTCAACGGTCTTTACGACTGCTGCCTTTGCGGTTTTCTTTGCGTCAGCCATTATGCGTCCTCCCGCTTGATGAACTTACATTTGACTGGTAGTTTGTGGCTCGCTAGGCGCATTGCCTCACGGGCTACTTCCTCGGAAACGCCCTGCATTTCAAACATCACCGTGCCGGCCTTGACCTTGGCAACAAAGAACTCTGGATTACCCTTACCACCACCCATCTTCAAACCAAGTGGCTTGCGTGTAACTGGGGTGTGCGGGAAAATCCGGATCCAAATCTTACCACCACGCTTGATGTAGCGGGTCATTGCCTGACGAGCAGACTCGATTTGGCGGGAGTTGATGCGCTCGTTTGATTGTGACTGCAGTGCAAAGTCGCCGAACGCGATGTAATTACCACGGGTTGCTTGACCACGGTTTTTACCGATGCGCACTTTGCGGTGCTTGGTTTTCTTTGGTAACAGCATTTAGCGACTCCTTTCTCCCTTATAAATCCACACTTTCACGCCGATGATACCAGCTGGTGTCTGGGCGCGAGCACAGTGGAAGTCAATATCAGCGCGAAGGGTGTGCAGTGGCACTGAGCCTTCAATCACCTTCTCGCGGCGTGCCATTTCAGCACCGTTCAAACGACCAGCCACCTCGATGCGGATACCTTTGGCACCAGCACTCATGGTGTTTTGCGCGGTCATTTTGGTTGCGCGGCGGAAGTTGATACGGCGTTCCAACTGGCGGGCGATGTTTTCTGCCACCAATTTGGCTGCTAGTTCTGGTCGGCGCACTTCTTCGATGTTGATGCGAACTGCCTGACCGACGATCTTCTCAACTTGCTTTTTCAATTCATTCACGCCCGCACCGCCACGGCCGATCACCACACCAGCTTTCGCCGTGTGAATGGTTACCGTGATTAAGTTGGCACTTCGCTCAATCTCAATGCGATTGATGGTTGGGCGTGAGGCAAATTTCTTCTCAATCAATTCGCGGATTTCGTGATCCTGGCGAATTGCCTCCGCAAACTCTTTCTTATTGGCCGTAAACCAACGAGAGCTCCAGTTCTTGTGAACTTGTAGGCGGAAGTTGATTGGATTCACTTTTTGACCCATTTACTTCTCCTCCTTTTTTGCCGTGGTTTCGGCGGCTTTTTTCGCTGCAGGCTTGGCAGGTTTGGTTTCTGCTTTGACCTTGGTCTCTGGTTTTTTCGCAGGCGCTTTCTTTGGCTTCTCAGTACCAGTTACTTCAACCAAAATATTTGACGTCTTTTTCTGGAACGGCAAGGCACGACCGCGTGACGCTGGCTTAAAGCGGCGCAGACGCGTACCAGTGGTAACGCTCAACGTGGTAATCACCAAGCTTTTAGCGTCCAAACCGTGGTTGTTGATGGCATTTGCCTTGGCGCTGTCGAT
This genomic interval carries:
- the rpsH gene encoding 30S ribosomal protein S8; amino-acid sequence: MSMQTTDPIADLLTRIRNAKLVGKTEVRVPSSKMKKVIAEQLVKNGYLADVKLEDAKPRGVLVVTINEEGTNSTINEITRVSKPGRRVYVGASEIPKVKSGRGLVLISTSKGVMTGAEAAKAKLGGELLLKVY
- the rpsN gene encoding 30S ribosomal protein S14, which codes for MAKKSMVARDKKRLKMIAKFAAKRAKLKELGDLDGLQKLPRNSSPTRHKNRDSISGRPRGYMRQFGLSRINFREKAAKGEIPGITKSSW
- the rplE gene encoding 50S ribosomal protein L5; translated protein: MAEKKIVVPAPRLKALYQEKYLKELQAELDLKNVHQVPALEKIIVSVGTGKKKDDKRHFEIVKNTVAKITGQAPVARQAKKSIAGFSIRKGMGAPIGVSVTLRGGRMYEFMDRLINVALPRVRDFHGVGLKFDKGGNYNLGIIEQSIFPELTFEETQILHGLQVTFVIKNGSKEASKALLEKFGMPFEKKGGVR
- the rplX gene encoding 50S ribosomal protein L24, which translates into the protein MARIHKDDTVKIIAGKNKGTTGKVLKVNTKDQTVLVEGVGVGHRHVKPSQYNPKGGKKDIHVPMDISKVALVVDEKSGKTSRVGLVKNADGGKTRVARQAKNKEIK
- the rplN gene encoding 50S ribosomal protein L14; the protein is MIQQESRLKVADNSGAKEVLCIRVLGGTRRRYARVGDVIVCSVKDASPTGNVKKKSVVKAVVVRTRDQIHRKDGSTICFDDNAVVIINDDKQPKATRVFGPVPRELRDMGYMKIISLAPEVL
- the rpsQ gene encoding 30S ribosomal protein S17, whose protein sequence is MARRTLIGVVTSAKRDKTITVTVTSRETHPLYGKQYTVTRKYTAHDETNQAGEGDKVQIEETRPISKTKSFTLVKVIEKSRGSIKLKAEVSGEAEEEAKEDDK
- the rpmC gene encoding 50S ribosomal protein L29, with protein sequence MADAKKTAKAAVVKTVDDLKKELAEKRNDLLQAKRSHAAGELVNPKALRSLRKDIARLLTQLNEKESK
- the rplP gene encoding 50S ribosomal protein L16, with the translated sequence MLLPKKTKHRKVRIGKNRGQATRGNYIAFGDFALQSQSNERINSRQIESARQAMTRYIKRGGKIWIRIFPHTPVTRKPLGLKMGGGKGNPEFFVAKVKAGTVMFEMQGVSEEVAREAMRLASHKLPVKCKFIKREDA
- the rpsC gene encoding 30S ribosomal protein S3 gives rise to the protein MGQKVNPINFRLQVHKNWSSRWFTANKKEFAEAIRQDHEIRELIEKKFASRPTINRIEIERSANLITVTIHTAKAGVVIGRGGAGVNELKKQVEKIVGQAVRINIEEVRRPELAAKLVAENIARQLERRINFRRATKMTAQNTMSAGAKGIRIEVAGRLNGAEMARREKVIEGSVPLHTLRADIDFHCARAQTPAGIIGVKVWIYKGERSR
- the rplV gene encoding 50S ribosomal protein L22 codes for the protein MADTTYTVRAYAKGVDQTPRKVSLVAALVRGRTVADALVILEHVPKRAAMPVKKAIDSAKANAINNHGLDAKSLVITTLSVTTGTRLRRFKPASRGRALPFQKKTSNILVEVTGTEKPKKAPAKKPETKVKAETKPAKPAAKKAAETTAKKEEK